One Atribacterota bacterium genomic region harbors:
- a CDS encoding argininosuccinate synthase — protein MNKLKKVILAYSGGLDTSIAIRWLKENYCDEVIAVTIDVGQEIDLEFVKEKALKVGASKSYIVDAREEFARDYVLLGLQAGAVYEEHYPLATAYSRPLIAKILVDLAEKEQAQAIAHGCTGKGNDQVRFEVSTATLNPDLEVIAPAREWGFTREEEIQYARQYDIPIPVDVDNPYSVDQNIWGRSCECGILEDPWIEPPEEAYEWTVKPEDAVNKPVYLEIYLERGVPIQVNGQEKPLVQLISYLNKVGGENAIGRVDMVENRLVGIKSREIYECPGAIILLNAYKALESMVFTRDLLHFKQIISQKYAELTYNGLWFSPLKEALDGFIGIIKDKVTGTVRVKLLKGRCEVAGRKSVNSLYDFNLATYDQGDTFNQDFAKGFIQLWGLPSKVYASVNRKSK, from the coding sequence ATGAATAAACTTAAAAAGGTGATACTGGCTTATTCAGGAGGTCTGGATACCTCAATAGCTATTAGATGGTTAAAAGAGAATTATTGTGATGAAGTTATTGCTGTCACTATTGATGTAGGTCAAGAAATTGACCTGGAATTTGTAAAAGAAAAGGCATTAAAAGTAGGAGCAAGTAAATCCTATATTGTAGATGCCAGAGAGGAGTTTGCCAGGGATTATGTTCTACTGGGATTACAGGCGGGAGCGGTTTATGAGGAACATTATCCCTTAGCTACTGCTTATTCCCGACCTTTGATAGCAAAAATTTTAGTAGATTTAGCAGAAAAAGAGCAAGCACAGGCCATAGCTCATGGCTGTACCGGCAAGGGTAATGACCAGGTAAGATTTGAAGTATCAACAGCTACTTTAAATCCAGATCTTGAAGTAATTGCACCAGCCAGAGAGTGGGGATTTACTAGAGAAGAGGAGATCCAGTATGCCAGGCAATATGATATTCCCATTCCTGTTGATGTAGATAATCCATACAGCGTTGACCAGAATATATGGGGAAGGTCCTGTGAATGTGGAATATTGGAAGATCCCTGGATAGAACCACCAGAAGAAGCATATGAATGGACAGTAAAACCGGAGGATGCTGTTAATAAACCTGTTTATCTGGAAATTTATTTGGAAAGGGGTGTCCCCATCCAGGTCAATGGACAGGAAAAACCGCTTGTTCAGCTTATTTCCTATTTAAATAAGGTAGGAGGGGAAAATGCAATAGGTAGAGTAGATATGGTGGAGAATAGACTGGTTGGTATCAAATCAAGGGAAATATATGAATGTCCCGGTGCTATAATATTATTGAATGCTTATAAGGCACTGGAAAGTATGGTTTTCACAAGAGATTTGCTACATTTTAAACAAATTATATCCCAAAAATATGCTGAATTGACCTATAATGGATTATGGTTTTCGCCTTTAAAAGAAGCCTTGGATGGTTTTATAGGGATCATCAAAGATAAAGTGACCGGTACAGTGAGAGTTAAGTTGCTTAAAGGACGGTGTGAGGTAGCAGGAAGAAAATCGGTTAATTCCCTCTATGATTTTAACCTGGCAACCTATGACCAAGGAGATACTTTCAACCAGGATTTTGCTAAAGGTTTTATCCAGTTATGGGGTTTACCAAGCAAAGTCTATGCCTCCGTTAATAGAAAAAGCAAATAA
- a CDS encoding aspartate aminotransferase family protein — protein MESKELIADEQNYLVHTYKRPAMILDHGEGMKVWDLGGRQYYDFIGGIAVNSLGYSHPRIVQAICQQAGKLVHCSNLFYNAPQILLGKKLVEISCGDKAFFANSGAEVNEAALKMAVKYYREQNKEKYKIIYMENSFHGRTIATLAATGKYKYQKDYLLLLPSFKQAIFNDLNSVQEAYDEKVAAVIVEPIQGEGGINLASADFLEGLRDFCNSKDLLLIFDEIQCGLGRTGKMFAYQHYNIEPDILTLAKPIAGGLPLGALIAKEKVASVFKPGDHGTTFGGNPVACATALAFLEVLQEDNLLTECQQKGEYFKKRLEELKVKYPDLVKEVRVIGLMAGLEVAKEGSAIVQKMLDKGILINCTAEKVLRFLPPLIVEKNEIDLLIRTLDEVISDLK, from the coding sequence ATGGAAAGTAAAGAATTAATTGCTGATGAGCAAAATTATTTAGTTCACACTTATAAAAGACCAGCAATGATATTAGACCATGGCGAGGGAATGAAGGTTTGGGATTTAGGGGGGAGACAATACTATGATTTTATCGGTGGCATTGCTGTTAATAGTCTTGGTTATAGTCATCCCAGGATTGTGCAAGCTATTTGCCAGCAAGCCGGGAAATTGGTTCATTGTTCCAACCTTTTTTATAACGCTCCCCAAATATTGTTAGGGAAAAAACTGGTGGAAATATCCTGCGGGGATAAGGCATTTTTTGCCAACAGCGGGGCAGAGGTAAACGAAGCAGCCTTAAAGATGGCGGTTAAGTATTATAGAGAACAGAATAAAGAAAAGTATAAGATAATATATATGGAAAATTCCTTTCATGGTAGAACCATTGCTACTCTGGCTGCAACCGGAAAATATAAATACCAGAAAGATTATCTTCTTCTTCTACCGTCTTTCAAACAGGCTATTTTCAATGATTTAAATTCTGTGCAAGAAGCCTATGACGAGAAGGTTGCTGCGGTAATAGTGGAGCCGATACAGGGAGAAGGAGGGATTAATCTTGCTTCTGCTGATTTTTTAGAGGGATTAAGAGATTTTTGTAATAGTAAGGATTTACTGCTAATTTTCGATGAGATTCAATGTGGTCTGGGTAGAACGGGAAAGATGTTTGCCTATCAACATTATAATATTGAGCCTGATATTCTTACTCTGGCTAAACCAATAGCGGGAGGATTACCGCTGGGTGCCTTAATTGCCAAAGAGAAAGTTGCCTCAGTATTTAAACCGGGTGACCATGGTACTACCTTTGGTGGAAATCCAGTAGCCTGTGCTACTGCTTTAGCTTTTTTAGAAGTATTGCAGGAGGACAATCTCTTGACTGAATGTCAGCAAAAAGGAGAATACTTTAAGAAAAGATTGGAAGAACTGAAAGTAAAATACCCAGATTTAGTCAAGGAGGTAAGGGTGATAGGGCTTATGGCCGGATTAGAAGTGGCCAAAGAGGGTTCGGCGATAGTTCAAAAAATGCTGGATAAGGGTATATTAATTAACTGTACTGCTGAGAAGGTGCTCCGCTTTTTACCACCTTTAATAGTAGAGAAAAATGAGATTGATTTACTCATTAGAACATTAGATGAAGTAATATCTGATCTAAAATAA
- the argB gene encoding acetylglutamate kinase — protein sequence MLKNDALRAEILVEALPYIKKFRNMIVVIKYGGSAMEDRQLEKSIIRDIILLRYIGMKPVIVHGGGPEISQEMKKQHKIPQFINGLRVTDRDTMEITEMVLTGKINTRLVAEINLCISEDQGNGIKGIGLSGEDAQLLMVKKYDSIDLGFVGEIEKINPEILFLLLEKDYVPVIATIGVDARGERFNINADTVAGELAVALKAEKLIYLTDVDGIFRKMEDANSLISSVNIEEAKELFESGQIQKGMIPKVKSALRALEGGVKKVHFLNGKCAHSILLEIFTDKGIGTEFVISRNESFNL from the coding sequence ATGTTAAAAAATGATGCTTTACGGGCAGAGATTTTAGTAGAGGCATTGCCCTATATAAAAAAATTCCGGAACATGATAGTGGTGATAAAATACGGCGGCAGTGCTATGGAGGATAGGCAACTGGAGAAATCAATAATAAGAGATATAATTTTATTGCGCTATATAGGAATGAAACCGGTGATTGTGCATGGTGGTGGTCCGGAAATTTCTCAGGAAATGAAAAAACAGCATAAGATTCCCCAATTTATCAATGGATTAAGAGTTACTGACCGCGACACTATGGAGATTACCGAGATGGTTTTAACTGGTAAAATCAATACCCGTCTGGTAGCTGAGATTAACTTGTGTATTTCTGAAGACCAGGGAAATGGAATAAAAGGAATTGGTTTAAGCGGTGAAGATGCACAACTGCTTATGGTAAAAAAATATGACTCCATTGATTTAGGATTTGTAGGTGAGATTGAAAAGATTAATCCGGAGATATTATTTTTACTTTTAGAAAAAGATTATGTCCCGGTTATAGCTACCATCGGTGTTGATGCCAGAGGTGAGAGATTCAACATCAATGCAGATACAGTTGCAGGCGAGCTGGCTGTTGCTTTGAAAGCAGAGAAATTAATCTATCTTACTGATGTGGATGGAATATTTCGAAAGATGGAAGACGCAAATTCTCTCATCAGTAGTGTAAATATTGAAGAAGCCAAAGAATTGTTTGAATCAGGTCAAATCCAGAAAGGCATGATTCCCAAGGTAAAATCAGCACTGAGAGCCTTAGAAGGAGGTGTTAAAAAGGTACATTTTCTCAATGGTAAGTGTGCTCACTCCATTCTATTAGAGATCTTCACAGATAAAGGAATTGGCACTGAATTTGTTATCAGCAGGAATGAGAGTTTTAATTTATAG
- the argJ gene encoding bifunctional glutamate N-acetyltransferase/amino-acid acetyltransferase ArgJ, with protein MSISFQESEIKIIKGHGITYPKGLKAAGINCGIRVKRKDLALVYSEKIASAGAVYTKNQFKAAPLWITKDNLARSGGKIQAIVVNSGIANACTGEKGLQDARDTVDYVSQYLKVKPENVAVTSTGKIGEFLPLEKIKQGIQEAVKKLSVAGGTEAAEAILTTDTRKKEIAVSFDLRGKEIRIGGMAKGSGMIHPDMATMLGFITTDIAIESNLLQEALVEVIAKTFNMISVDGDTSTNDMVLLLANGLAGNSLITAKNEDYDRFITALYLIAEYLAKEIVRDGEGATKLVEVEVQHALSRSDAEIAAKAVINSLLVKTAIFGHDPNWGRILAAVGYSGVEIEIQKVDLYLKEKIVSDGQPLLFSKEIVRKYLEESPEIKIVIDLKIGEGKATAWGCDLTYGYIDINTKYN; from the coding sequence ATGAGCATTAGTTTTCAGGAAAGCGAGATAAAGATAATAAAGGGGCATGGTATAACCTACCCTAAAGGATTAAAGGCTGCCGGCATAAACTGTGGTATCAGAGTAAAGAGAAAAGACTTAGCATTAGTCTATTCAGAAAAGATTGCCAGTGCTGGTGCAGTATATACTAAAAATCAATTTAAAGCAGCACCTTTATGGATTACTAAAGATAATCTGGCACGTTCCGGTGGTAAAATACAGGCAATTGTGGTAAACAGCGGGATTGCCAATGCCTGTACCGGAGAGAAGGGATTACAGGACGCCCGGGATACTGTTGATTATGTATCTCAATATTTAAAGGTTAAACCAGAAAATGTTGCTGTAACCTCAACCGGGAAGATCGGAGAGTTTCTTCCTCTAGAGAAGATAAAACAAGGAATCCAAGAGGCAGTAAAGAAGTTAAGTGTTGCGGGAGGAACTGAGGCGGCAGAGGCAATATTAACCACAGATACCAGGAAAAAGGAGATAGCAGTTAGTTTTGATTTAAGAGGTAAGGAAATTAGGATAGGGGGAATGGCAAAAGGTTCAGGTATGATTCATCCTGACATGGCTACCATGCTGGGTTTTATTACCACTGATATAGCCATAGAAAGTAATCTGTTACAGGAAGCTTTGGTTGAAGTTATAGCTAAAACCTTTAATATGATCAGTGTAGATGGTGATACCAGTACCAACGACATGGTTTTACTGTTAGCTAATGGATTGGCGGGGAATTCATTAATCACTGCCAAGAATGAAGATTATGACCGTTTTATTACAGCACTATACCTGATTGCAGAGTATTTAGCTAAGGAAATTGTGCGAGATGGAGAGGGAGCAACTAAACTGGTTGAGGTAGAGGTACAACATGCCCTGTCTCGTAGTGATGCGGAGATAGCTGCCAAGGCTGTTATAAATTCTCTTCTGGTAAAAACTGCCATCTTTGGACATGATCCTAATTGGGGCAGGATTTTAGCAGCTGTGGGCTATTCCGGAGTAGAAATAGAGATACAAAAAGTAGATCTCTATCTAAAAGAAAAGATAGTTTCAGATGGACAACCACTCTTATTTTCCAAAGAAATTGTTCGAAAATATCTCGAAGAATCCCCTGAAATTAAAATAGTGATTGATTTAAAGATTGGTGAAGGAAAAGCAACAGCATGGGGATGTGACCTTACTTACGGCTACATTGACATTAATACTAAATATAATTAG